Proteins from a single region of Pseudarthrobacter sp. NIBRBAC000502772:
- the pheS gene encoding phenylalanine--tRNA ligase subunit alpha, protein MTETLPGAAIPNPTDEAAITAAVDQAIAAIAGAGTLDELKAVRLAHTGEKSPLSLANREIGGLPKDQKAVAGKLMGSSRGRVNKALADRTAELEAQNDARILLEETVDVTAAPRRRRAGARHPLSTLQDRVADIFVGMGWEIAEGPEVESEWFNFDALNFKPDHPAREMQDTFFVEPPEAHLVMRTHTSPVQVRSMLERELPIYVLCPGKVFRTDELDATHTPVFHQFEGLAIDKNLSMADLLGTLEHFTRQLFGDEASVRLRPNYFPFTEPSAELDIWHPGAKGGPRWIEWGGCGMINPNVLRAAGIDPDIYSGFAFGMGIERALMFRNDVGDMRDMIEGDVRFSEHFGMEI, encoded by the coding sequence ATGACTGAAACTTTGCCGGGCGCCGCCATCCCGAACCCTACGGATGAAGCCGCCATCACTGCAGCTGTAGACCAGGCCATCGCCGCCATTGCCGGCGCAGGCACCCTTGACGAACTCAAGGCGGTGAGGCTGGCGCACACCGGTGAGAAGTCACCGCTCAGCCTGGCCAACCGGGAGATCGGCGGACTGCCGAAAGACCAGAAAGCCGTAGCCGGCAAACTCATGGGTTCCTCACGGGGCCGGGTCAACAAGGCGCTCGCGGACCGCACCGCCGAGCTGGAAGCACAAAACGACGCCCGGATCCTGCTGGAAGAGACGGTGGACGTCACTGCCGCACCCCGCCGTCGTCGGGCAGGAGCGCGTCACCCGCTCTCCACGCTGCAGGACCGCGTGGCGGACATCTTTGTGGGCATGGGCTGGGAAATCGCCGAAGGCCCCGAGGTGGAATCCGAATGGTTCAACTTCGACGCCCTGAACTTCAAGCCGGACCACCCCGCCCGCGAAATGCAGGACACGTTTTTCGTGGAGCCGCCGGAGGCCCACCTGGTGATGCGTACGCACACCTCCCCGGTGCAGGTCCGGTCCATGCTGGAACGCGAACTGCCCATCTACGTCCTCTGCCCCGGCAAGGTGTTCCGCACCGATGAACTGGACGCGACGCACACCCCGGTGTTCCACCAGTTCGAGGGCCTGGCCATCGACAAGAACTTGAGCATGGCCGACCTCCTGGGCACGCTGGAGCACTTCACCCGACAGTTGTTCGGCGACGAGGCGTCCGTCCGGCTGCGCCCGAACTACTTCCCCTTCACCGAACCCTCCGCGGAACTGGACATCTGGCACCCGGGCGCCAAGGGCGGCCCGCGCTGGATCGAATGGGGCGGCTGCGGCATGATCAACCCCAACGTCCTCCGCGCCGCGGGCATCGACCCGGATATCTACTCCGGTTTCGCCTTTGGCATGGGCATCGAGCGCGCGCTCATGTTCCGCAATGACGTCGGCGACATGCGCGACATGATCGAAGGCGATGTACGTTTCAGCGAGCACTTCGGGATGGAGATCTAA
- a CDS encoding MetQ/NlpA family ABC transporter substrate-binding protein: MEGKDSAYYNVLAVKAEMKDDPRVQKLYKILTSQDMKDFLQETYKGLAIPAS, from the coding sequence GTGGAAGGCAAGGACAGTGCCTACTACAACGTGCTGGCAGTCAAAGCCGAGATGAAGGACGATCCCCGGGTCCAGAAGCTCTACAAGATCCTGACCTCGCAGGACATGAAGGATTTCCTGCAGGAGACGTACAAGGGCCTGGCCATTCCGGCCAGCTAG
- a CDS encoding MFS transporter, with protein MSSVVQTSTASKAKTPHVGAAIFALAMGGVGIGVTEFTMMGLLKEVEQGLGISTPEAGHLISAYALGVVVGAPLLAAVGAKLPRKYLALGLMLFFTLANLTSYVAPDYGSMLVSRFAAGLPHGAFFGVAAVIAASLVSPTRRGWAISMVMAGLSVSNVIGVPAATWVGQTFGWRLLFLLVGGIGLLTLVLLWRYVPYQAPHPDASIRRELGALKRLQVWLAILIGIVGFGGFFATYTYIAHTMTLVAGIPGSLLPLVVALYGLGMVAGTVVGGRLADKSVMGTLYWVLPGIAVALVVYAVAVHWPWSALVMVFVVGASGSMLIPALQTRLLDASPDAPSLASSLNHAALNVANALGAFLGGLVIAWGWGFVAPALVGAGLAVLGFGIAVTSGVLERKKPLAA; from the coding sequence ATGAGCAGCGTCGTCCAAACCTCCACCGCGTCCAAGGCGAAGACTCCGCATGTTGGCGCGGCGATCTTTGCGCTGGCAATGGGCGGCGTCGGAATCGGCGTCACGGAGTTCACCATGATGGGCCTGCTGAAAGAGGTGGAACAAGGACTCGGCATCAGCACCCCGGAGGCCGGACACCTCATTTCCGCCTACGCCCTCGGGGTTGTGGTGGGCGCGCCGCTGCTCGCCGCAGTCGGTGCCAAACTGCCACGCAAATACCTCGCACTGGGCCTCATGCTGTTCTTCACGCTGGCCAACCTGACGTCCTATGTTGCTCCCGATTACGGGAGCATGCTGGTTTCCCGGTTTGCGGCCGGACTGCCGCACGGTGCATTCTTCGGGGTCGCGGCTGTGATCGCCGCCTCCCTGGTTTCCCCCACGCGTCGGGGTTGGGCCATCTCCATGGTGATGGCGGGCCTCTCCGTTTCGAACGTCATCGGTGTGCCCGCGGCCACCTGGGTGGGCCAGACCTTCGGCTGGCGGCTGCTGTTCCTCCTCGTGGGAGGCATTGGCTTGCTGACACTGGTGCTGCTGTGGCGCTATGTCCCGTACCAGGCCCCCCATCCTGACGCGAGCATCCGCCGCGAACTCGGTGCGCTCAAACGGCTCCAGGTGTGGCTGGCCATCCTGATCGGCATCGTGGGTTTTGGTGGCTTCTTCGCGACCTACACCTACATTGCGCACACCATGACCCTGGTGGCCGGGATTCCGGGATCGCTGTTGCCCCTTGTGGTGGCCCTCTACGGACTGGGCATGGTGGCCGGAACAGTCGTCGGCGGCAGGCTGGCCGACAAGTCAGTGATGGGGACGCTGTACTGGGTCCTGCCCGGGATCGCCGTCGCGCTGGTGGTCTACGCGGTGGCTGTGCACTGGCCCTGGTCGGCCCTGGTGATGGTCTTTGTGGTGGGAGCGTCCGGCTCCATGCTGATCCCGGCCCTGCAGACCCGTTTGTTGGATGCGTCGCCGGACGCCCCCTCCCTGGCTTCTTCGCTCAACCACGCCGCGCTTAATGTTGCCAATGCCCTGGGCGCCTTCCTGGGCGGCCTAGTGATCGCCTGGGGCTGGGGCTTCGTGGCACCCGCGCTCGTGGGCGCCGGGTTGGCAGTCCTGGGCTTTGGCATCGCGGTGACCAGCGGCGTCCTGGAACGCAAAAAGCCGCTGGCCGCCTGA
- a CDS encoding Rv2578c family radical SAM protein, which yields MRWDAQALMPRPADDLGSGPSPALLPLAGLVRSVTTPEFAGITFHEVTAKSVLNKVVAGSRMPFEWTVNPYRGCSHACVYCFARKSHTYLDFDAGLDFDSQVVVKVNAAEVLRKELAKPSWGRHQVALGTNTDPYQRAEGRYQLMPGIITALADSGTPLSILTKGTLLARDIPLLKRAAAQVPVGVGISLAMTDEALSEAVEPGTPGPRARLKLVSRLRDAGLPCGVMAMPILPWLSDSDEALDSLFASLAAAGATGVTAGALYLKPGTREWFMQWIAKDHPELAGRYRRLYGTGSYASKEYRTWLAAKVRYFKHRHGFTSGHGFSHRDLEDDPRGEEAQYPAGSIPSTGVGTQERPAGESQPAAAGPRQQPTLF from the coding sequence ATGAGATGGGATGCACAAGCGCTGATGCCCCGGCCCGCCGATGACCTCGGAAGTGGCCCATCACCCGCCCTGCTTCCCCTTGCCGGGTTGGTCCGTTCTGTGACCACCCCCGAATTCGCCGGCATCACCTTCCATGAGGTCACCGCCAAATCGGTGCTCAATAAGGTGGTGGCCGGGTCGCGGATGCCGTTTGAGTGGACCGTGAACCCATACCGCGGCTGCAGCCATGCCTGTGTTTACTGTTTTGCTCGCAAGAGCCACACGTATCTCGACTTTGACGCCGGACTGGATTTCGACAGCCAGGTGGTGGTCAAGGTCAATGCGGCCGAGGTCCTCCGGAAGGAGTTGGCCAAACCGTCCTGGGGCCGTCACCAGGTGGCGCTTGGCACCAACACGGACCCCTACCAGCGGGCCGAGGGCCGCTACCAGCTGATGCCGGGAATCATCACGGCGCTGGCTGACTCAGGTACGCCGTTGTCCATCCTCACCAAGGGGACGCTGCTCGCCCGGGACATCCCGCTCCTGAAGCGGGCTGCCGCCCAGGTGCCGGTAGGGGTGGGTATTTCACTGGCTATGACGGATGAGGCGCTCTCGGAAGCCGTGGAACCAGGCACGCCGGGGCCTCGGGCGCGGCTGAAGCTGGTCTCCCGCTTACGCGATGCCGGGCTCCCCTGCGGTGTTATGGCGATGCCTATCCTGCCGTGGCTGTCCGACAGTGACGAAGCCCTCGATTCCCTGTTCGCTTCGTTGGCCGCAGCCGGTGCCACGGGCGTCACCGCCGGCGCCCTCTACCTGAAGCCGGGAACACGCGAGTGGTTCATGCAGTGGATTGCCAAGGACCATCCGGAACTGGCTGGCCGCTACCGGCGCCTCTATGGCACAGGGTCCTACGCGTCCAAGGAATACCGCACCTGGCTCGCCGCAAAGGTGCGCTATTTCAAGCACCGGCACGGCTTCACCAGCGGCCACGGCTTCAGCCACCGTGACCTCGAAGACGATCCCCGTGGCGAGGAAGCCCAGTATCCGGCGGGGAGTATCCCGTCTACCGGCGTCGGCACACAGGAACGGCCGGCTGGGGAGTCCCAACCGGCCGCCGCCGGGCCGCGTCAGCAGCCCACCCTGTTCTAG
- a CDS encoding SIMPL domain-containing protein, with protein sequence MTGEPNTTTNNRTITVTGTGTAEAPPDLLTISVGVECRRDSVGAAYADAGTASAAVSGALRRHGLADTDIRTSGLNVRPEFVWRDGGGQQVTAYVTSSMLTVRLRQVSAASAVIAAAVDAGGDDVRLNGLELGFSDESAVAALARDAAWQDASAKAEQFASLASARLGAVMSVAEHPDAPGPIPVARIQRAAAGEAISVEAGHVSINASVTVVWELLD encoded by the coding sequence ATGACGGGCGAACCCAACACCACGACCAACAACAGGACCATCACCGTGACCGGAACGGGGACGGCGGAGGCGCCACCTGACTTACTGACGATTTCCGTCGGCGTCGAGTGCCGTCGGGACAGCGTGGGTGCCGCCTATGCGGATGCAGGAACAGCGTCCGCAGCCGTATCCGGTGCGCTCCGCCGGCACGGCCTGGCTGACACCGACATCCGGACCTCCGGACTGAACGTCCGGCCGGAGTTCGTCTGGCGCGACGGCGGGGGCCAGCAGGTGACCGCGTACGTGACCTCGAGCATGCTCACCGTGCGCCTGCGGCAGGTCAGCGCGGCATCCGCCGTTATTGCCGCCGCAGTAGACGCCGGCGGCGATGACGTGCGCCTGAACGGACTGGAACTTGGCTTCTCGGATGAGTCAGCCGTCGCCGCACTCGCCCGGGACGCTGCATGGCAGGATGCCTCAGCCAAAGCCGAACAGTTTGCATCCCTGGCGTCCGCGCGGCTTGGCGCGGTGATGTCCGTTGCCGAGCACCCGGATGCGCCCGGGCCCATCCCGGTGGCCCGGATCCAGCGCGCCGCCGCCGGCGAAGCCATCAGCGTGGAGGCGGGCCACGTGAGCATTAACGCCAGCGTCACCGTGGTGTGGGAACTGCTGGACTGA
- a CDS encoding (deoxy)nucleoside triphosphate pyrophosphohydrolase, with protein sequence MSGLIQVVGGAIVDSLANPARMLVARRTAPEQFAGLWEFPGGKVDAGEECEAALHRELREELGVEVRLGPELHSGAAAGWRLNERASMRVWFAEISDGDPQPLEDHDQLRWVSTTNCDVALSLPWIPADFPIVRALLESLGTPVGSAPFAEF encoded by the coding sequence GTGAGTGGACTGATACAGGTAGTTGGCGGAGCAATAGTGGACTCGTTGGCGAACCCCGCCCGCATGCTGGTGGCCAGGCGGACTGCTCCCGAGCAGTTCGCTGGGCTCTGGGAATTTCCCGGCGGGAAAGTGGACGCCGGTGAGGAATGCGAGGCTGCGTTGCACCGGGAACTCAGGGAAGAACTGGGCGTAGAGGTCCGTTTGGGGCCGGAACTCCACTCCGGGGCGGCAGCTGGCTGGCGGCTGAACGAGCGGGCCAGCATGCGGGTGTGGTTCGCGGAGATTTCCGACGGCGATCCCCAGCCGCTCGAAGACCATGACCAGCTGAGATGGGTCAGCACCACGAATTGTGATGTAGCTCTCAGTCTTCCGTGGATCCCTGCCGACTTCCCGATTGTCCGGGCACTTCTTGAATCACTGGGCACGCCTGTGGGATCAGCCCCCTTCGCTGAATTTTAG